A window of Tautonia plasticadhaerens contains these coding sequences:
- a CDS encoding 2-isopropylmalate synthase, translated as MADDQRIRIFDTTLRDGEQSPGASMTHAEKLEMARALADLGVDVIEAGFPVASIGDFEAVRAIAAEITGPTICGLARCNDRDIDRAWEAVRYAQRPRIHVFLATSAIHREHKLRMTPEQIVERAVAGVRRAAGYCPDVEFSPEDAARTELDFLCAVVEAAIDAGATTVNIPDTVGYATPSQFSKVIRTLRERVPNIGKAVISVHCHDDLGMAVANSLAGVEAGARQVECTINGIGERAGNAALEEIVMALRTRRDYYGADTGVKTERLYPTSRLLTTVTGLSVQRNKAIVGRNAFAHESGIHQDGMLKERSTYEIMRPEEVGVPKTDLVLGKHSGRHALKDRAIGLGFHLTDEQLNAVFDDFKALADKKKEVYDDDLAVLIEKQIGDDVPKAWELISVQTTTGSNMLPTATVCIRRPDGEIVQDAAIGTGPVDAIFKAVERVTGVRASLHDFAIRSVTRGKDAQGEVTLELAVESDDIDFRGRAASTDIIEASALAYINAVNAIASRRERGRVREVAGRPGAGA; from the coding sequence ATGGCCGACGACCAGCGGATCCGGATCTTCGACACCACGCTCCGGGACGGCGAGCAGTCCCCCGGCGCCAGCATGACCCACGCCGAGAAGCTGGAGATGGCCCGGGCGCTTGCCGACCTGGGGGTCGACGTCATCGAGGCCGGGTTCCCGGTCGCCTCGATCGGCGACTTCGAGGCGGTCCGGGCCATCGCCGCCGAGATCACCGGCCCGACCATCTGCGGCCTGGCCCGCTGCAACGACCGCGACATCGACCGCGCCTGGGAGGCCGTCCGGTACGCCCAGCGGCCGAGGATCCACGTCTTCCTCGCCACCTCGGCCATCCACCGCGAGCACAAGCTCCGGATGACCCCCGAGCAGATCGTCGAGCGGGCCGTCGCCGGGGTGAGGCGGGCCGCCGGGTACTGCCCCGACGTCGAGTTCAGCCCCGAGGACGCCGCCAGGACCGAGCTCGACTTCCTCTGCGCCGTGGTCGAGGCCGCCATCGACGCCGGGGCGACCACGGTGAACATCCCCGACACCGTCGGCTACGCCACGCCGAGCCAGTTCTCGAAGGTCATCCGGACGCTCAGGGAGCGGGTGCCGAACATCGGGAAGGCGGTCATCAGCGTCCACTGCCACGACGACCTCGGCATGGCCGTGGCCAACAGCCTGGCGGGGGTCGAGGCCGGGGCCAGGCAGGTGGAGTGCACCATCAACGGCATCGGCGAGCGGGCCGGCAACGCGGCGCTCGAGGAAATCGTGATGGCGCTGCGGACCCGACGCGACTACTACGGGGCCGACACCGGGGTGAAGACCGAGCGGCTCTACCCCACCAGCCGGCTCCTGACGACCGTCACCGGCCTCTCGGTGCAGCGGAACAAGGCGATCGTGGGCCGCAACGCCTTCGCCCACGAGTCGGGCATCCACCAGGACGGCATGCTCAAGGAGCGGTCGACCTACGAGATCATGAGGCCGGAGGAGGTGGGCGTCCCCAAGACCGACCTCGTGCTGGGCAAGCACTCCGGGCGTCACGCGTTGAAGGACCGGGCGATCGGGCTGGGCTTCCACCTCACCGACGAGCAGCTCAACGCCGTCTTCGACGACTTCAAGGCGCTGGCCGACAAGAAGAAGGAGGTCTACGACGACGACCTCGCCGTCCTGATCGAGAAGCAGATCGGCGACGACGTGCCCAAGGCCTGGGAGCTGATCAGCGTCCAGACGACCACCGGCTCGAACATGCTGCCGACGGCCACGGTCTGCATCCGGAGGCCCGACGGCGAGATCGTCCAGGACGCGGCGATCGGCACCGGCCCGGTCGACGCGATCTTCAAGGCGGTGGAGCGCGTGACCGGCGTGCGGGCCAGCCTGCACGACTTCGCCATCCGGAGCGTGACCCGGGGCAAGGACGCCCAGGGCGAGGTGACCCTGGAGCTGGCCGTCGAGAGCGACGACATCGACTTCCGGGGCCGGGCCGCCTCGACCGACATCATCGAGGCCAGCGCCCTGGCCTACATCAACGCCGTCAACGCCATCGCCTCCCGTCGCGAGCGGGGCCGGGTCCGGGAGGTCGCCGGCCGCCCCGGCGCGGGAGCCTGA
- a CDS encoding esterase-like activity of phytase family protein has protein sequence MRLIEVLLLSIPPATAPGSSRDGQAVEAIEYLGQATLPGTLTEDGTRVGGLSGLAFDEGEGVFLALSDDRGGPDSPAPRAYRLRIDLADGRLDPGDVGVEGVLVLTRRDGSAVPAGTADAEGIALGGGGGLFIGSEGIPGADPPVPPSVDRFDRGAGRHVGAFEVPAAYRPGPGRGVRENLGFESLTITPGGRFVDAATENALLQDGPAASVESGTTCRILRFDRASGEPAAEFAYEAGPIVGRIGPRVAGLVELLAIDESRWLALERSFSAGSGCSIRLFEASIDGATDLQGVDALADRPGVVPVSKRLVLDLGTLGEFLPTNLEGMAFGPDLPDGRRSLILVADNNRMALLPSQFVAFGVTMAPSE, from the coding sequence ATGCGGCTGATCGAGGTCCTGCTGCTGTCGATCCCCCCCGCGACGGCCCCGGGGTCCTCCCGGGACGGCCAGGCGGTCGAGGCGATCGAGTACCTCGGCCAGGCCACCCTGCCGGGCACCTTGACCGAGGACGGCACCCGGGTCGGCGGGCTTTCCGGCCTGGCCTTCGACGAGGGGGAGGGGGTGTTCCTCGCCCTCTCGGACGACCGGGGAGGCCCGGATTCCCCCGCGCCGAGGGCCTACCGGCTGCGGATCGACCTGGCCGACGGCCGGCTCGACCCGGGGGACGTGGGCGTCGAGGGCGTGCTCGTGCTGACCCGGCGGGACGGCTCGGCCGTGCCGGCCGGGACGGCCGACGCGGAGGGGATCGCCCTGGGGGGCGGCGGGGGGCTGTTCATCGGCTCCGAGGGGATCCCGGGGGCGGATCCGCCGGTCCCGCCGTCGGTCGACCGGTTCGATCGGGGGGCGGGGAGGCACGTCGGGGCGTTCGAGGTCCCGGCCGCCTACCGTCCCGGCCCCGGCCGGGGGGTCCGGGAGAACCTCGGCTTCGAGTCCCTGACGATCACGCCGGGGGGCCGGTTCGTCGACGCGGCGACCGAGAACGCGCTGCTGCAGGACGGCCCGGCGGCCTCGGTCGAGTCGGGGACGACCTGCCGGATCCTCCGGTTCGACCGGGCCTCTGGGGAGCCGGCGGCCGAGTTCGCCTACGAGGCGGGGCCGATCGTGGGCAGGATCGGGCCGAGGGTGGCCGGGCTGGTGGAACTGCTGGCGATCGACGAATCGCGGTGGCTGGCGCTGGAGCGGTCGTTCTCGGCCGGCTCGGGGTGCTCGATCCGGCTGTTCGAGGCGTCGATCGATGGCGCGACGGATCTCCAGGGCGTCGACGCCCTCGCCGATCGCCCCGGGGTGGTGCCGGTGAGCAAGCGTCTGGTGCTGGACCTGGGGACGCTGGGCGAATTCCTGCCGACGAACCTGGAAGGCATGGCCTTCGGCCCGGACCTGCCCGACGGCCGGAGGTCGCTGATCCTCGTCGCCGACAACAACCGGATGGCGCTCTTGCCCTCGCAGTTCGTGGCGTTCGGGGTGACGATGGCCCCTTCGGAATGA